ctgtttatgtaaattaaaaatcatttaatcaattacaatcatttattattaaaacaataacCATGCTGTGATATAAAGTATGAATctcttttaaaaatgtatcataatattgaattttttttttaaatcaaaattataatCAACAATTTTGTTATGTCTCAGAGTTGAATTGCTTGTTATTGACATTATTTGTGACATTTAACAATCTAGGAAATTTCCAGCCATCAATAATTCTACTGCAATTTCAGGTGCAATAGGGAATTCTGGTATTTCTGTGCTACTATTTGTATAGCGTACTTTGTAAGTAAAATACATGCAAACTTTTTGCAATACATGAGATctgtaaacaaaaatttaattaagaatataattaagttttattaaaagcaGAATTAAAAGATACTTACGGAATTTCTCGAAAGTTTACTTCATTAGCTTCATTTTCTGCGAATTGTCCAGGGCCACTTAGCATAGCTTTTATTGTTCCACTAGTTAAAGCATGTTCacgtttaacaataaattcatGTCCATCACTGCTGACAAGTTTTACATACATTGCATTTGGTCCTTCACAACCTCCATATACAAGTCCACTT
The DNA window shown above is from Bombus fervidus isolate BK054 chromosome 8, iyBomFerv1, whole genome shotgun sequence and carries:
- the Eloc gene encoding transcription elongation factor elongin C isoform X1, yielding MSNDVNTQIDKPNEEENIDKAEEEEGTSSIDLHAQESGLVYGGCEGPNAMYVKLVSSDGHEFIVKREHALTSGTIKAMLSGPGQFAENEANEVNFREIPSHVLQKVCMYFTYKVRYTNSSTEIPEFPIAPEIAVELLMAGNFLDC
- the Eloc gene encoding transcription elongation factor elongin C isoform X2 — its product is MSNDVNTQIDKQESGLVYGGCEGPNAMYVKLVSSDGHEFIVKREHALTSGTIKAMLSGPGQFAENEANEVNFREIPSHVLQKVCMYFTYKVRYTNSSTEIPEFPIAPEIAVELLMAGNFLDC